In the genome of Physeter macrocephalus isolate SW-GA chromosome 20, ASM283717v5, whole genome shotgun sequence, one region contains:
- the LOC102984192 gene encoding LOW QUALITY PROTEIN: male-specific lethal 3 homolog (The sequence of the model RefSeq protein was modified relative to this genomic sequence to represent the inferred CDS: deleted 1 base in 1 codon; substituted 1 base at 1 genomic stop codon), which produces MRRVLRPPRSLALRHNEQMIAREGVKFKFHSGEKVLCFEPDPTKARVLDDAKIVDVIVGKDEKGRKIPEYLIHLNSWNRSWDRWAAEDHVLRDTDENWRLLQRKLARKAVARLRSTGRKRKRCRLPGVDSVLKILPAEEKDENVENLISSSSDDSSEEKDEEISEESDIEEKTEVKEEPELHAKKEMEERTIAIEIPEVLKKKPEDDCYCINRRKQLVKLPCQTNIITILESYVKHFAINTGFSANERPHHHHAMPHANVSVHYIPAEKNVDLCKEMVDGLRITFDYTLPLVLLYPYEQVQYKKVTSSKFFLPIKESTTNANRNQEELSPSPPLLNPSTPQSTESSQPQGNQPTTGEPATPKRCKAEPEALQYLRRSTHHSAICDRLSESSASPQPKXRQQDTPASMPKLFLHLEKKTTVHSTSSSLVPLTPSKEGSAVFAGFEGRRTNEINEILSWKLVPDSYPPGDQPPPPSYIYGAQHLLQLFVKLPEILGKRSFSEKNLKALLKHFDLFLRFLAEYHDDFFPESAYVAACEVHYSTKNPRVIY; this is translated from the exons atgcggcGCGTGCTCCGCCCACCCCGGAGCCTCGCCCTCCGCCACAATGAGCAAATGATCGCCAGAGAGGGCGTGAAATTTAAATTCCACTCAGGGGAGAAAGTGTTGTGCTTCGAGCCTGACCCCACCAAGGCACGAGTGCTGGACGATGCCAAGATTGTCGATGTTATTGTTGGTAAAGACGAAAAAGGCAGAAAGATCCCAGAATACCTGATCCATTTGAATAGTTGGAACAGAAGCTGGGATAGATGGGCAGCTGAAGATCATGTCCTTCGTGACACCGATGAAAATTGGAGATTATTACAGCGTAAATTGGCAAGAAAAGCTGTAGCTCGCCTGAGAAGcacaggaagaaagaggaagcgCTGCAGGTTGCCAGGTGTGGACTCTGTCTTAAAAATCCTCCCTGctgaagaaaaagatgaaaatgttgaAAACTTAATAAGCAGTTCCTCTGATGACAGTAGTgaagaaaaggatgaagaaataaGTGAAGAAAGTGATATTGAAGAAAAGACTGAAGTGAAGGAAGAACCAGAGCTGCACgcaaaaaaggaaatggaagaaagaacaatAGCTATAGAAATCCCTGAAGTTCTGAAGAAGAAGCCTGAGGACGATTGTTACTGTATCAACAGGAGGAAACAGTTAGTGAAACTTCCATGCCAGACCAACATCATAACTATCTTGGAATCGTACGTGAAGCATTTTGCTATCAATACAGGCTTTTCAGCTAATGAGAGGCCTCATCACCATCACGCTATGCCACACGCCAACGTGAGTGTGCATTATATCCCAGCAGAAAAGAACGTTGACCTTTGTAAGGAGATGGTGGATGGATTAAGAATAACCTTTGATTACACTCTCCCATTGGTTTTGCTCTATCCATATGAACAAGTTCAGTATAAAAAGGTGACTTCGTCCAAATTTTTTCTTCCGATTAAGGAAAGTACCACAAACGCTAATAGGAACCAGGAGGAGCTCTCTCCAAGCCCACCTTTGTTGAATCCATCCACACCACAGTCCACAGAGAGT AGCCAACCACAGGGGAACCAGCCAACCACAGGGGAACCAGCCACCCCCAAAAGGTGCAAAGCCGAGCCGGAAGCCTTGCAGTATCTGAGGAGGTCCACACACCACTCTGCCATTTGCGACAGGCTGTCTGAGAGCAGCGCCTCGCCTCAGCCCAAGTGACGGCAGCAGGACACGCCTGCCAGCATGCCCAAGCTGTTCCTGCACCTGGAAAAGAAGACAACTGTTCATAGCACATCATCCTCACTTGTTCCTCTGACCCCTAGCAAAGAAGGGAGTGCGGtgtttgctggctttgaaggcagAAGAACTAATGAAATAAATGAGATCCTCTCCTGGAAACTTGTACCTGACAGTTACCCCCCAGGTGACCAGCCACCTCCACCCTCTTACATTTATGGGGCACAACACTTGCTGCAATTGTTCGTGAAACTTCCAGAAATCCTTGGAAAGAGGTCCTTTTCTGAGAAGAATCTGAAGGCTTTACTGAAGCACTTTGATCTCTTTCTGAGGTTTTTAGCAGAATACCATGATGACTTTTTCCCAGAGTCTGCCTATGTTGCTGCCTGTGAGGTGCACTACAGCACGAAGAACCCCAGGGTGATTTATTAA